The following coding sequences are from one Mytilus trossulus isolate FHL-02 chromosome 8, PNRI_Mtr1.1.1.hap1, whole genome shotgun sequence window:
- the LOC134681148 gene encoding mediator of RNA polymerase II transcription subunit 31-B-like has protein sequence MAAAARQNSSHEADERVRFQTELEFVQCLANPNYLNFLAQRGFFKDQTFINYLKYLQYWKEPKYAKYLKYPQCLHLLELLQYEHFRKELVNSQCAKFIDDQQLLHWQHYQRKRMKLLIDEAERHKQDQKDKTS, from the exons atggCTGCAGCTGCAAGACAGAATTCCTCCCATG aagCAGATGAGAGAGTGAGATTTCAGACAGAGTTAGAATTTGTACAATGTTTGGCTAATCCTAATTACCTTAATT ttttagcACAGAGAGGTTTCTTCAAAGATCAGACATTTATCAACTACCTTAAATACCTACAATACTGGAAAGAACCCAAATATGCTAAATACCTCAA atatccccaatgtttacatttattggAGCTGCTACAATATGAACACTTTAGAAAGGAATTAGTGAATTCACAATGTGCTAAGTTTATAGACGATCAACAACTCCTTCACTGGCAGCATTATCAGAGAAAACGCATGAAATTATTGATCGACGAAGCAGAACGACATAAACAAGATCAAAAAGATAAAACTAGCTGA
- the LOC134681149 gene encoding deleted in malignant brain tumors 1 protein-like, whose protein sequence is MILTLSLVVFLHEVLAAEEILRDRSDIKVKTPNYPDNYPHNTTKIWRFKHNYGVWSVCIDRFFLENSLDCRKDFLEIMENKTSVKFCGTKSSGSLYTSKGPEILLKFSSDGSMQQMGFHLEVLHFVTEGDIEKTINDRERKRAARANVTKYVEGKLTDSVLFLTLVSLLGLALVSLILLIVYYIVNINRKNRRQNSNYNRNVVFQTPIIATKSRRYSKSNSRDDSKAEANRDNRTPTRYV, encoded by the exons ATGATTCTTACATTATCTCTCGTTGTTTTTCTTCACGAAGTCTTGG CTGCAGAAGAAATTCTCCGTGATCGCAGTGACATTAAAGTTAAAACACCAAACTACCCAGATAACTACCCACATAATACCACCAAGATATGGAGATTTAAACATAACTATGGAGTGTGGAGTGTTTGCATCGATCGATTCTTCCTGGAAAATTCTCTGGATTGCAGGAAAGATTTCCTGGAAATAATGGAAAACAA GACCTCTGTAAAGTTTTGTGGAACAAAGTCTAGCGGAAGTCTGTACACATCAAAAGGACCAGAAATACTGCTTAAGTTTTCATCTGATGGTTCTATGCAGCAGATGGGATTTCATCTTGAAGTTCTTCATTTCGTTACAGAAG GTGATATAGAAAAGACAATTAATGACAGAGAAAGAAAGAGAG CTGCTAGAGCTAATGTGACGAAGTACGTGGAAGGGAAGCTAACGGACTCCGTGTTGTTCCTAACACTGGTCAGTTTGCTAGGCCTTGCACTGGTCAGCCTTATTCTGTTGATCGTCTACTACATTGTAAATATCAACAGAAAGAACCGTCGACAGAACAGCAACTACAACAGGAACGTTGTATTTCAGACACCAATCATAGCGACAAAAAGCAGACGATACAGCAAGTCAAACTCTCGCGATGATTCAAAAGCGGAAGCAAACAGAGACAACAGGACTCCAACAAGATATGTGTAA
- the LOC134681982 gene encoding uncharacterized protein LOC134681982 isoform X1, with product MIVYDLCITKEVWMIILLFILFRYTDFIQGTSIEILSATCPRSCDNVTIEVCTGRGCDMNATSTCFSHKFEPIIGYKHVFKCSEKFINLIKGKVYFGKENYTLCENPPEHGPNATCLKRPTATCKIENIEQAHNSNNNYSFEVKIGDECTRTNYLPYILTGVGVVALAFAAVILFYNRNACVQCIKGIAQKRRRKGNRVDDLDQIDNEDDAIPAILREKTTIQNPRGPIQTNI from the exons ATGATTGTATATGATTTGTGTATTACAAAAGAAGTGTGGATgattatacttttatttatt TTGTTTAGATATACAGATTTCATCCAAGGGACGAGTATCGAAATTTTAAGCGCAACATGTCCCAGATCTTGTGATAACGTGACAATCGAAGTATGTACTGGCCGTGG TTGTGATATGAATGCAACTAGCACCTGCTTTTCACACAAATTCGAACCAATAATTGGCTATAAACATGTGTTTAAGTGCAGCGAAAAG ttcaTAAATTTAATCAAAGGAAAAGTCTACTTTGGAAAAGAAAACTATACTTTATGCGAAAATCCACCCGAGCACGGTCCGAATGCTACTTGTCTAAAACGCCCAACTGCAACGTGCAAGATTGAAAATATCGAACAGGCACATAACTCTAACAACaa CTATTCGTTTGAAGTGAAAATAGGCGACGAGTGTACA CGTACTAACTATTTACCATATATACTAACGGGAGTAGGAGTTGTCGCCCTTGCTTTTGCTGCAGTGATTCTATTTTATAATAGAAAT GCCTGTGTCCAATGTATCAAAGGAATAGCGCAGAAG aGAAGAAGGAAGGGTAATCGTGTAGACGATTTAGATCAGATAGACAATGAAGATGATGCTATACCCGCCATATTAagagaaaaaacaacaattcaaaatcCAAGAGGACCAATTCAAACCAATATATAG
- the LOC134681982 gene encoding uncharacterized protein LOC134681982 isoform X2 has translation MIVYDLCITKEVWMIILLFILFRYTDFIQGTSIEILSATCPRSCDNVTIEVCTGRGCDMNATSTCFSHKFEPIIGYKHVFKCSEKFINLIKGKVYFGKENYTLCENPPEHGPNATCLKRPTATCKIENIEQAHNSNNNYSFEVKIGDECTRTNYLPYILTGVGVVALAFAAVILFYNRNACVQCIKGIAQKV, from the exons ATGATTGTATATGATTTGTGTATTACAAAAGAAGTGTGGATgattatacttttatttatt TTGTTTAGATATACAGATTTCATCCAAGGGACGAGTATCGAAATTTTAAGCGCAACATGTCCCAGATCTTGTGATAACGTGACAATCGAAGTATGTACTGGCCGTGG TTGTGATATGAATGCAACTAGCACCTGCTTTTCACACAAATTCGAACCAATAATTGGCTATAAACATGTGTTTAAGTGCAGCGAAAAG ttcaTAAATTTAATCAAAGGAAAAGTCTACTTTGGAAAAGAAAACTATACTTTATGCGAAAATCCACCCGAGCACGGTCCGAATGCTACTTGTCTAAAACGCCCAACTGCAACGTGCAAGATTGAAAATATCGAACAGGCACATAACTCTAACAACaa CTATTCGTTTGAAGTGAAAATAGGCGACGAGTGTACA CGTACTAACTATTTACCATATATACTAACGGGAGTAGGAGTTGTCGCCCTTGCTTTTGCTGCAGTGATTCTATTTTATAATAGAAAT GCCTGTGTCCAATGTATCAAAGGAATAGCGCAGAAGGTATAG
- the LOC134681150 gene encoding actophorin-like yields the protein MAMSGVGLCDGVVKTYDTKLKTKHLLDALVLLINKEEKRQIVAEHEFEVGTLPFEELKKILPPKEPRYVLYDYNYTTENGQQHSKIILVSWSPDEASMKEKMIYASSKDAVKKKLQAIKIEVQASDLGDLDEADIEAKLKKI from the exons aTGGCTATGTCAGGAGTTGGTCTGTGTGATGGCGTTGTAAAAACATACGACACCAAActgaaaacaaagcatttatTAGACGCTCTAGTACTGTTAATAAATAAAGAAGAGAAGAGGCAAATAGTGGCCGAACATGAATTTGAAGTCGGAACCTTACCCTTTGAAGAGCTAAAGAAAATTCTGCCGCCGAAAGAACCAAGATACGTTTTATACGATTACAACTACACCACAGAAAATGGACAACAACATAGTAAAATCATTCTTGTTTCGTG GAGTCCAGATGAAGCTTCgatgaaagaaaaaatgatatatGCATCCAGTAAAGATGCcgtaaaaaagaaattacaagCTATTAAAATAGAAGTGCAAGCAAGTGACCTAGGTGATTTAGATGAGGCAGATATTGAAGCTAAATTGAAAAAGATTTAG